From a single Leopardus geoffroyi isolate Oge1 chromosome E1, O.geoffroyi_Oge1_pat1.0, whole genome shotgun sequence genomic region:
- the SPEM1 gene encoding spermatid maturation protein 1 isoform X2: protein MAMAERPRPGWASYPSSSTNSCQDLGNPILLLLGLIICINIGINMLWRRLRAFLHRVFHVVYEKEASKPSSPEKQTQPPKQSAPAVHLRCTMDPVKMTVTPPPTRRHRHRGSSRRRGHCPVAWAPDTDDEEKPPHRHPAVCSHNWDHCADWESFQSTQGLWAPHTIRFQQTVEGKPLKGEMRSELGLEAYVYPVNPPPPSPKGLSHDNCRAGAGAGAQAEQEQGTPAPPAPPPARGPAIVPDLPGRPSSRRVLYDAREVRRRLRELTREVEALSHCYPLISKSSNAEGTGKDWVYRSLAER from the exons ATGGCCATGGCTGAGCGGCCGCGGCCTGGGTGGGCCTCATATCCCAGCTCCAGCACCAACAGCTGTCAGGACCTGGGCAACCCCATCCTGTTGCTGCTGGGTCTCATCATCTGCATTAACATTGGCATCAATATG CTCTGGCGCAGACTCCGCGCCTTCTTACATCGGGTGTTCCATGTCGTTTATGAGAAAG AAGCTTCTAAGCCATCCTCACCTGAGAAGCAGACCCAGCCTCCGAAACAGAGCGCCCCTGCGGTCCACCTTCGATGCACCATGGACCCCGTGAAAATGACCGTGACCCCCCCACCCACTCGCCGCCATCGCCACAGGGGCTCCTCGAGGCGCCGGGGGCACTGCCCGGTCGCCTGGGCCCCCGACACCGACGACGAGGAGAAGCCCCCACATCGGCACCCAGCAGTCTGCTCCCACAACTGGGATCACTGCGCAGACTGGGAGAGCTTCCAATCCACCCAGGGGCTCTGGGCTCCCCACACCATTCGCTTCCAGCAGACCGTAGAAGGAAAGCCCCTCAAAGGAGAGATGCGGTCGGAGCTGGGCCTGGAGGCCTACGTGTACCCGgtgaaccccccacccccgagcccaAAGGGCCTGAGCCACGACAACTGTCgggcgggcgcgggggcgggggcccaggcggagcaggagcagggcacccctgcccctccggccccgccccctgcccgggGCCCCGCAATCGTCCCGGACctccccgggcgcccctcctcGCGCCGCGTATTGTATGACGCCCGAGAAGTGAGGCGGCGCCTCCGGGAGCTGACCCGCGAGGTAGAGGCCCTGTCCCACTGCTACCCGCTGATCTCCAAGTCCAGCAATGCTGAGGGGACGGGCAAGGACTGGGTATACCGTTCCCTGGCAGAGAGGTGA
- the SPEM1 gene encoding spermatid maturation protein 1 isoform X1 has translation MAMAERPRPGWASYPSSSTNSCQDLGNPILLLLGLIICINIGINMVTLLWRRLRAFLHRVFHVVYEKEASKPSSPEKQTQPPKQSAPAVHLRCTMDPVKMTVTPPPTRRHRHRGSSRRRGHCPVAWAPDTDDEEKPPHRHPAVCSHNWDHCADWESFQSTQGLWAPHTIRFQQTVEGKPLKGEMRSELGLEAYVYPVNPPPPSPKGLSHDNCRAGAGAGAQAEQEQGTPAPPAPPPARGPAIVPDLPGRPSSRRVLYDAREVRRRLRELTREVEALSHCYPLISKSSNAEGTGKDWVYRSLAER, from the exons ATGGCCATGGCTGAGCGGCCGCGGCCTGGGTGGGCCTCATATCCCAGCTCCAGCACCAACAGCTGTCAGGACCTGGGCAACCCCATCCTGTTGCTGCTGGGTCTCATCATCTGCATTAACATTGGCATCAATATGGTGACGCTG CTCTGGCGCAGACTCCGCGCCTTCTTACATCGGGTGTTCCATGTCGTTTATGAGAAAG AAGCTTCTAAGCCATCCTCACCTGAGAAGCAGACCCAGCCTCCGAAACAGAGCGCCCCTGCGGTCCACCTTCGATGCACCATGGACCCCGTGAAAATGACCGTGACCCCCCCACCCACTCGCCGCCATCGCCACAGGGGCTCCTCGAGGCGCCGGGGGCACTGCCCGGTCGCCTGGGCCCCCGACACCGACGACGAGGAGAAGCCCCCACATCGGCACCCAGCAGTCTGCTCCCACAACTGGGATCACTGCGCAGACTGGGAGAGCTTCCAATCCACCCAGGGGCTCTGGGCTCCCCACACCATTCGCTTCCAGCAGACCGTAGAAGGAAAGCCCCTCAAAGGAGAGATGCGGTCGGAGCTGGGCCTGGAGGCCTACGTGTACCCGgtgaaccccccacccccgagcccaAAGGGCCTGAGCCACGACAACTGTCgggcgggcgcgggggcgggggcccaggcggagcaggagcagggcacccctgcccctccggccccgccccctgcccgggGCCCCGCAATCGTCCCGGACctccccgggcgcccctcctcGCGCCGCGTATTGTATGACGCCCGAGAAGTGAGGCGGCGCCTCCGGGAGCTGACCCGCGAGGTAGAGGCCCTGTCCCACTGCTACCCGCTGATCTCCAAGTCCAGCAATGCTGAGGGGACGGGCAAGGACTGGGTATACCGTTCCCTGGCAGAGAGGTGA
- the SPEM1 gene encoding spermatid maturation protein 1 isoform X3 gives MSFMRKPLASPRSTEASKPSSPEKQTQPPKQSAPAVHLRCTMDPVKMTVTPPPTRRHRHRGSSRRRGHCPVAWAPDTDDEEKPPHRHPAVCSHNWDHCADWESFQSTQGLWAPHTIRFQQTVEGKPLKGEMRSELGLEAYVYPVNPPPPSPKGLSHDNCRAGAGAGAQAEQEQGTPAPPAPPPARGPAIVPDLPGRPSSRRVLYDAREVRRRLRELTREVEALSHCYPLISKSSNAEGTGKDWVYRSLAER, from the exons ATGTCGTTTATGAGAAAG cctctcgCCTCCCCTCGATCCACAGAAGCTTCTAAGCCATCCTCACCTGAGAAGCAGACCCAGCCTCCGAAACAGAGCGCCCCTGCGGTCCACCTTCGATGCACCATGGACCCCGTGAAAATGACCGTGACCCCCCCACCCACTCGCCGCCATCGCCACAGGGGCTCCTCGAGGCGCCGGGGGCACTGCCCGGTCGCCTGGGCCCCCGACACCGACGACGAGGAGAAGCCCCCACATCGGCACCCAGCAGTCTGCTCCCACAACTGGGATCACTGCGCAGACTGGGAGAGCTTCCAATCCACCCAGGGGCTCTGGGCTCCCCACACCATTCGCTTCCAGCAGACCGTAGAAGGAAAGCCCCTCAAAGGAGAGATGCGGTCGGAGCTGGGCCTGGAGGCCTACGTGTACCCGgtgaaccccccacccccgagcccaAAGGGCCTGAGCCACGACAACTGTCgggcgggcgcgggggcgggggcccaggcggagcaggagcagggcacccctgcccctccggccccgccccctgcccgggGCCCCGCAATCGTCCCGGACctccccgggcgcccctcctcGCGCCGCGTATTGTATGACGCCCGAGAAGTGAGGCGGCGCCTCCGGGAGCTGACCCGCGAGGTAGAGGCCCTGTCCCACTGCTACCCGCTGATCTCCAAGTCCAGCAATGCTGAGGGGACGGGCAAGGACTGGGTATACCGTTCCCTGGCAGAGAGGTGA